The Christiangramia forsetii KT0803 DNA segment ACATATTAAGTTTAAACTGCATTATGGCGACTTAAGCGATTCTATGAATCTTACACGCATAATTCAGGAAGTACAACCTGATGAGATCTATAACCTGGGTGCGATGTCTCATGTAAAAGTGAGTTTTGAAACCCCGGAATATACCGGGAATGTTGATGGATTAGGAACGCTGAGAATTCTTGAAGCGGTGCGTTTGCTTGGACTTACTGAAAAAACAAAAATCTATCAGGCCTCCACCTCAGAGTTATATGGGAAAGTTCAGGAAGTGCCGCAGAATGAAAAAACTCCTTTTTATCCACGCAGTCCTTATGGTGTTGCAAAATTATATGGCTACTGGATCACAGTAAATTACCGGGAAGCTTATAATATGTTTGCCTGTAACGGCATTCTATTTAATCATGAATCTCCTTTAAGAGGGGAAACCTTTGTAACCAGAAAGATCACGCGTGCAGCAGCTCGAATAGCTTTAGGGATGCAGAATACCCTTTACTTAGGAAATCTTGATGCCCGCCGGGATTGGGGCCACGCTAAAGATTATATAAAGGCTATGTGGTTAATGTTACAACAGGAAAAGCCTGATGATTACGTGATCGCCACAGGAATTACTACTTCGGTGAGAGATTTCGTGAAAATGGCATTTTCTGAATTTGGAATTAGACTTAGGTTTGAAGGCCTGGGAATCGAGGAAATCGCAATTATAGCCTCCTGTTCCAATCCTGAATTTCAGCTTGAGGAAGGAAAGTGTGTGCTAAAAATAGATCCTGATTATCACCGGCCAACCGAAGTAGACCTGCTAATAGGGGATGCATCTAAGTGCAGGGAAAAACTAGGCTGGTCTCCAAAATACAGTCTTGCAGACCTCGTAAAAGAAATGGTGCTAGCCGATCTTAAACTCTTTCAGAAAGAGAAATATCTAAGGGAAGGTGGACATGATACGCTTGATTATAATGAATAGTGAGGAGTTAGGAGTGAAGAGTGAAGAGTGAGGAGTGAGGAGTGAGGAGTGAAGAGTGAAATGAGTGAAAAGAGGAAAGTGGATAGTAAAGAGACGGGAGAGGGAATAAAAAAGAATAAGAAGTATTAATTCTATAAAAACTGCGTAAGAAATTAAAACGATGAGTGGGGAGCAAAGAGTTTCGTCACATTGAGCGCAGTCGAAATGTGCAAGTTAGCGACTGTAGCAGGAGGTTATTAGTGAACATTTGGTTCAGAATTTATGAAGTTGTATATAGGGCTAACAGATTAGAAAGAGGAAAGAGGTTAGAGTAGAAAGAAAAGAGGAGGCTTACAGTTCAAACGCTATCGGAACAAATTTGTATCTTTACAAGACTTATAAAATACAGTTATGAGCACAACGGAAATAAAACAGGAGCTTCATAAAATTGTAGATAGTGGGGATGCCAAATTCGTGAAAATGTTTTATGAAATGGCCAAAGCTTATATGGAGCAATTGGAAAAAGATAAAATGATTTTAGAAGGGGAGGAAGATATTATCGCCGGAAGAACTTATAGTATAAGGGAAGCGAAAAAAATGCTTGGCTCTTGAGCAGGTTAATAAAACCGGTAGAAATAACTTCACGCGCAATAAAAGATTTAGAAAAAGTAAAATCTTTCAATTCAAATTTATACGGGCCTGGCAAAGCACAGGAAATCATTGAGGAAATTTTTGAACTTTTGGAAACATTGGAATATTCCGAATACGATTTTACTGAATTGGGAGAAGTAGATAAGGATTTTGCTCATTTAAAATATCCGTATAGAAGACTAACAATCCCTCATTGTAAAATCACCTATCGAAAAGGGAAAACAAAAATTTATGTCGTAAGAATTTTTGATACCCGGCAAAATCCAAAAAAAAATAAATAGACATGAAGTCCGACCATGGCAGTTTTTTTTATTGGCACAAAAGGATTCTAATTTAATGGAGAAGGATTCTAAAATATACGTAGCAGGGCACCGCGGAATGGTGGGCTCGGCCTTGGTGCGCAAGCTGGAAGCAGAAGGTTTTACCAATCTGGTTTTAAGGACTTCAAAAGAGCTGAACCTTACTGATCAGCAAGGCGTGGAAGATTTTTTCCAAAACGAAAAACCGGAATATGTTTTCTTAGCCGCCGCGAAAGTAGGAGGGATTGAAGCTAATAATACCTACAGGGCGCAATTTCTTTATGAAAACCTAATGATACAAAATAACGTGATTCATCAGAGTTACGTTCATAGAGTAAAAAAACTTTTATTTCTGGCTTCCTCCTGTATCTATCCAAAATTAGCTCCACAGCCAATAAAGGAGGAGTACCTGCTTAGTGGAAAGCTGGAACCTACCAACGAGCCTTATGCGATTGCTAAGATAGCCGGGGTGAAAATGTGTGAAAACTATAACCGGCAGTATGGCTGCAACTTTATTTCGGTAATGCCTACCAATTTATATGGCCCTAATGATAACTACGATCTTAAAGAATCTCATGTGCTTCCTGCCTTATTGCGTAAATTTCACGAGGCAAAAATTAATTTAGAAAGAACCGGCCACAGTGAGCCTGTCGAATTGTGGGGTAGTGGAAAACCCAGAAGAGAGTTTTTACATGTAGACGATCTGGCGGAAGCCTGCTATCATTTAATGTTGACTTTCGAAGGTAATATTAGTGTGAATGTTGGCACTGGGAAGGATATTTCCATCAAAGAACTTGCTGAACTTATTAAGGAGATAACCAATTTTGAAGGGAAGCTTGTTTGGAACACAGATAAACCTGATGGTACACCAAGAAAACTACTCGATGTTTCTTTAATAGAAAATTTGGGTTGGAAATATAGTATAAAGCTGCAAGAGGGAATTAGCAAAGTGTATCGCAAAAAATTTCTAAGTTGAATGTCTAAAACACCATTAATATCTATTATTACGGTAAACCTTAATGATGTTAAGGGTATGGAGAAGACTTTGAAAAGTGTCTTTGAACAAACCTGGAAGACATTTGAATTCATAGTTATTGATGGAGGTTCTAAAGATGGCAGCAAAGAATTAATTGAAAGTCATGATGACAAGATAGATTACTGGGTGAGTGAGCCTGATAAAGGTATATATAATGCCATGAATAAGGGGATTGAAATCTCTACTGGCCAATACTTATTATTTTTAAATAGTGGTGATGTTTTTAGTGCTAATAATGTACTTGAAAATAGTTTTGAGCACTTAACCGGTGAAGCGATTATTTATTTTAATGTGTTTGTAGATGAAAATGATCATCTTAATCTAATAGAGTATCCAGACGAATTACGATTTTCAGATTTATTATATGGAACTCTATGTCATCAATCGGTTTTTATTCGAAAAGAACTATTTCAGCAGGTAGGTCGTTATGATGAAAGTTTAAAAATTGTATCTGATTGGAAATTTTTTATCCTATCCTTATTCAAAGAAAACTGTACTTATAAAAAAGTTGATCATCAATTAAGCATTGTCAATTCAGAAGGGATAAGTGCATTAGCAGAAAATGAATCATTAATTCTTAAAGAAAGAGAAAAGGTACTTCAAAATCATTTTAAGGCTTTTCTAAAAGAGGTTGAAGAGTTAAATAATCTCAAATTTGTAGTGGAAAATCTAAAAAAATCCCGAAAAATAAATTTATTAGTAAGGCTTGGATTATTAAAGAAATTTTAAATTGGGTTAAAAGATTTCTTAAGGTTTAAATTTGTAGGATCATCACATTTTGCTTATCGAAAGAAATATTCCGAAATTTAGATTAGGGATTGAAATTATATAATGAAATTATTAATAACTACTCCATTTTTAATAAGCGTTGGAGGAACGGAAATTGAAACACTTACCACTGCACAAGAACTTGCAGACTCAGGTAAGTTTGAAAAAATTGAAATATTCTCTCCATACAAACCGGAGTTACAAAATTTTCAAGATCTCATTGTAGATCAAAATATAAACTTTACAACCTATCCTGAATTCTTTAAAAAACCAGGCGTAAAAAAAATTAATACATTTTTAAGACGAGTTTTTAAATTAAAGTATTCATTTATAGAGGATGTATATTGGAAGCTTCAGCGTTTAAAGCGATTTGATTATATCTATGTTCTTACATCACCTTCTCAAAAATATTATTTCCCAATATTTAGAAATTTTGATCATGCAAAATGCTTGGTGAAATATACAATGATAGAGGAACAGGATTTTGAAGTGATGAAGAGAGAGTATCTGAGTGCTATCAAATGGAATATTGTAATGAGCAATAGGCATAAGGATCTTTTTACAACTATGCTTGATAGTAATAATATAATGGTACAGGATATAATAATAGCCAATGAAAAACGACTATTGCAATCTAAGTCAAACAGGTCCTTTACATTTGGTTTATTATCCAGGTTTTCTAGGGAGAAAAGGATCGAACTTGCAATTACACTTATATATAATTTAACTTTAGGTGGTTTTAATCCTAATCTAATTATTCAGGGAGATGGGGATAATAACTACGTTCTAGAATTAGAAAAATTAATAGAAGATTATGGCT contains these protein-coding regions:
- the gmd gene encoding GDP-mannose 4,6-dehydratase, with amino-acid sequence MNDFSKIKKALITGITGQDGAYLAEFLLDKGYEVHGIKRRSSSFNTDRVDHLYQDPHEKHIKFKLHYGDLSDSMNLTRIIQEVQPDEIYNLGAMSHVKVSFETPEYTGNVDGLGTLRILEAVRLLGLTEKTKIYQASTSELYGKVQEVPQNEKTPFYPRSPYGVAKLYGYWITVNYREAYNMFACNGILFNHESPLRGETFVTRKITRAAARIALGMQNTLYLGNLDARRDWGHAKDYIKAMWLMLQQEKPDDYVIATGITTSVRDFVKMAFSEFGIRLRFEGLGIEEIAIIASCSNPEFQLEEGKCVLKIDPDYHRPTEVDLLIGDASKCREKLGWSPKYSLADLVKEMVLADLKLFQKEKYLREGGHDTLDYNE
- a CDS encoding GDP-L-fucose synthase family protein, which gives rise to MEKDSKIYVAGHRGMVGSALVRKLEAEGFTNLVLRTSKELNLTDQQGVEDFFQNEKPEYVFLAAAKVGGIEANNTYRAQFLYENLMIQNNVIHQSYVHRVKKLLFLASSCIYPKLAPQPIKEEYLLSGKLEPTNEPYAIAKIAGVKMCENYNRQYGCNFISVMPTNLYGPNDNYDLKESHVLPALLRKFHEAKINLERTGHSEPVELWGSGKPRREFLHVDDLAEACYHLMLTFEGNISVNVGTGKDISIKELAELIKEITNFEGKLVWNTDKPDGTPRKLLDVSLIENLGWKYSIKLQEGISKVYRKKFLS
- a CDS encoding type II toxin-antitoxin system RelE/ParE family toxin, which encodes MSRLIKPVEITSRAIKDLEKVKSFNSNLYGPGKAQEIIEEIFELLETLEYSEYDFTELGEVDKDFAHLKYPYRRLTIPHCKITYRKGKTKIYVVRIFDTRQNPKKNK
- a CDS encoding glycosyltransferase family 2 protein, with the protein product MSKTPLISIITVNLNDVKGMEKTLKSVFEQTWKTFEFIVIDGGSKDGSKELIESHDDKIDYWVSEPDKGIYNAMNKGIEISTGQYLLFLNSGDVFSANNVLENSFEHLTGEAIIYFNVFVDENDHLNLIEYPDELRFSDLLYGTLCHQSVFIRKELFQQVGRYDESLKIVSDWKFFILSLFKENCTYKKVDHQLSIVNSEGISALAENESLILKEREKVLQNHFKAFLKEVEELNNLKFVVENLKKSRKINLLVRLGLLKKF
- a CDS encoding glycosyltransferase, with the protein product MKLLITTPFLISVGGTEIETLTTAQELADSGKFEKIEIFSPYKPELQNFQDLIVDQNINFTTYPEFFKKPGVKKINTFLRRVFKLKYSFIEDVYWKLQRLKRFDYIYVLTSPSQKYYFPIFRNFDHAKCLVKYTMIEEQDFEVMKREYLSAIKWNIVMSNRHKDLFTTMLDSNNIMVQDIIIANEKRLLQSKSNRSFTFGLLSRFSREKRIELAITLIYNLTLGGFNPNLIIQGDGDNNYVLELEKLIEDYGLGNNITLLKRNISPSNTHLFYKNISFFLITSKFETGPLTGLEAMAAGVPVLSFDVGAMKERLGDHTDLIVNEFDEMVEEAKNLVRLNEEDYLELSDSVRQTYISKCSNLPKIKSLGKLFFK